From the genome of Perca flavescens isolate YP-PL-M2 chromosome 12, PFLA_1.0, whole genome shotgun sequence, one region includes:
- the ptmab gene encoding prothymosin alpha-B: MADTKVDTGKEISAKDLKEKKLAEEKENGKDTATNGKENEENGEPEVDDEDEEEVDEEDEEDDGEGDEDDEEDDEDEIEGGTKRAADDDDDDEEDDVETKKQKTDDDD; this comes from the exons ATGGCAGACACAAAAGTTGACACCGGCAAGGAGATCTCTGCCAAG GATCTGAAAGAGAAGAAGCTGGcggaggagaaggagaacgGCAAAGACACCGCCACCAACGGGAAG GAGAATGAGGAGAACGGCGAGCCCGAGGTAGACGACGAAGACGAAGAAGAAGTGGACGAAGAGGACGAGGAAGATGACGGAGAAG GTGACGAAGACGACGAGGAAGACGACGAGGACGAGATCGAGGGCGGCACAAAACGGGCAGCTGACGACGACGATGACGACGAAGAG gACGACGTCGAAACCAAGAAGCAGAAAACCGACGACGACGATTGA